The segment TACAACCCTAATGTTGATCCAAATACAGACATAACGTGCTACAAAATAAGAGGCTtccttaatttgatttttttttttttgcttcagtgtTCTTTGTTATTTAAAGTCTCTCATGGACAGTTTTCTCTGGAAGGCTGCAAAAGGTCTTGCAAGGGCTCATTCAGATCCTCAGACAGTGCTCTGTCCACTGCAGCCAGCGGCCCAGCCTGAAAAGGAGAAGACGCTAGCTCAGGGAGCATGGCGGAGGAGCAACCTGCCACCTTGTCAGGGGATAGCACAGAGGAGAGGCATGGGAATGTGCCAGCCGCCTGAGCAGGGATCCCAGGGTATATTAAGGGTATGGGGGCAGCAGCTGCTGGGTATAGGTACTTCTCCAAGCCCCCCTTGTCTAAGAAGGGCATGTAGGCAGCAGCGGCTGCAGCAGCTGCAGAAGGTGAGATGAAGTAAAAGGGTAAACAAAATGGTGCCTGCTGTCCAAAGGGGGCACCCCCAAATCCCATCAAAGAGCTGAGCAGGGCAGCATCAGGTCTCACAACGGGCTCTGCACCGGTTACACTCCCACTGGAGCAGTCTGCTTTAAACCTCTTAGGTGAAGGCTCATCCATTGGTTCTTGCTTTACGGTCACGCTGCTTCTCAATCCATTGCTGCCGTGCCCATCACTTTTTCCTTCTAtcttttctccctctcccccataGCCACTGTCAGTATCTGTGTCGTTCTCACTTAGCTCTAAGTTATGCGTCCTCTGGATGACGGGGACACAGTTGGTTTGCTTCTCTACCTTCTGAGCTCCTCTGGTGGGGGATGTTGGAGGACCTTTGCCACCGGGAATCTGCTGCAACAGCAGCTGAGGGTTGGGTAAAATCTGGCTGGAAACTGTGTGTAAGTGATTGAGAAGTTGGGTACATCTCTGATCCCTCGATGTCCAGCTCTCAAACCGGGATAAGTATTGCAAGACTTCTTTGGCACAGGTCTGAAAACCAGAATGGAAAGCATCCAGGTCTGACTGAATAGGGGACTTTATGGAACGTTCTCCTGTGACAACAAACAAAGAGTAAGAGAAACGTCAATAGGGGACATCTGCTTATCTGCTAGTTGTGTAAAATTAGATCTGTTTGCCAGAACTGACTTAAGTGTAAATATAGGATCTGCTGCTCTGACCTGTGTttccatttagtttttttttttacaagcttccTATCAAACAACACCTATTGCACAAATACAGgagaggtgtgtatatgtgtaatgactCACAAGTGGGTACAAAGTGACACTGGTCATGAATGTAACCAAAACCAATGGCAATAAAACTGACCATTAGCTGCTTGATTCTCTATACTGCCAAATATGCCGAAACACCAGGGCAAATTAAAGTAAATTCATATAACTACCCTAGAGTACAGGAAATTTAACATGAACTAAGTGACCTGTCTTTATCTCTTGGTTATAAATTAACCATGTCAGACACTGCACATACATAAACTGCAGTCTAACTAAATACCCTCAGCCCTTTAATTATATGTCACATCATTGGTGCAGATATCTACTTACTGTCTGCGTAATAATGCACATACATAAACTGCAGTCTAACTAAATACCCTCAGCCCTTTAATTATATGTCACATCATCGGTGTAGATAGCTACTTACTGTCTGCGTAATAATGCACATACATAAACTGCAGTCTAACTAAATACCCTCAGCCCATTATGTGTCACATCATCGGTGCAGATATCTACTTACTGTCTGCGTAATAATGCACATACATAAACTGCAGTATAACTAAATACCCTCAGCCCTTTATGTGTCACATCATCGGTGCAGATAGCTACTTACTGTCTGCGTAATAATGCACATACATAAACTGCAGTCTAACTAAATACCCTCAGCCCTTTATGTGTCACATCATCGGTGCAGATAGCTACTTACTGTCTGCGTAATAATGCACATACATAAACTGCAGTCTAACTAAATACCCTCAGCCCTTTATGTGTCACATCATCGGAGCAGATAGCTACTTACTGTCTGCATAATAATGCACATACATAAACTGCAGTCTAACTAAATACCCTCAGCCCTTTATGTGTCACATCATCGGTGCAGATATCTACTTACTGTCTGCGTAATAATGCACATACATAAGCTGCAGTCTAACTAAATACCCTCAGCCCTTTATGTGTCACATCATCGGTGCAGATAGCTACTTACTGTCTGCGTAATAATGCACATACATAAGCTGCAGTCTAACTAAATACCCTCAGCCCTTTATGTGTCACATCATCGGAGCAGATAGCTACTTACTGTCTGCATAATAATGCACATACATAAACTGCAGTCTAACTAAATACCCTCAGCCCTTTATGTGTCACATCATCGGTGCAGATAGCTACTTACTGTCTGCATAATAATGCACATACATAAGCTGCAGTCTAACTAAATACCCTCAGCCCTTTATGTGTCACATCATCGGTGCAGATATCTACTTACTGTCTGCGTAATAATGCACATACATAAACTGCAGTCTAACTAAATACCCTCAGCCCTTTATGAGTCACATCATCGGTGCAGATATCTACTTACTGTCTGCGTAATAATGCACATACATAAACTGCAGTCTAACTAAATACCCTCAGCCCTTTATGTGTCACATCATCGGTGCAGATATCTACTTACTGTCTGCGTAATAATGCACATACATAAACTGCAGTCTAACTAAATACCCTCAGCCCTTTATGAGTCACATCATCGGTGCAGATATCTACTTACTGTCTGCGTAATAATGCACATACATAAACTGCAGTCTAACTAAATAACCTCAGCCCTTTATGTGTCACATCATCGGTGCAGATATCTACTTACTGTCTGCGTAATAATGCACATACATAAACTGCAGTCTAACTAAATACCCTCAGCCCTTTATGTGTCACATCATCGGTGCAGATATCTACTTACCGTTCTGTAAAGCAATGATTTTCTGGTGCTGTTGCTCTGTCAGGGCTGTTAAACCTTTCAAGTGTTTCAAAGTTAACTCCAGCACCACAGCTTTCTCCAAGTGCCCCAGTGTCTGCAAGAGGAACaaataccattgcaataaacagcCATTGCTGAATAACAGACACACAGAGGCAACTGCtggagttacagacacacacaagggcAACTGCTGggagttacagacacacacaggggcaACTGCTGggagttacagacacacacaggggcaACTGCTGggagttacagacacacacaggggcaACTGCTGggagttacagacacacacaggggcaACTGCTGggagttacagacacacacaggggcaACTGCTGggagttacagacacacacaggagcaACTGCTGggagttacagacacacacaggagcaACTGCTGggagttacagacacacacaggggcaACTGCTGggagttacagacacacacaggggcaACTGCTGggagttacagacacacacaggggcaACTGCTGggagttacagacacacacaggggcaACTGCTGggagttacagacacacacaggggcaACTGCTGggagttacagacacacacaggggcaACTGCTGggagttacagacacacacaggggcaACTGCtggagttacagacacacacagggcaACTGCTggcagttacagacacacacagagcaaATGCTGgagttatagacacacacacaggacaactgctggagttacagacacacacagagcaaCTGCTGGAGTTACAGAGATATACAGGGGCAACTGCtggagttacagacacacacaggggcaACTGCTGGAGTTACAGACACACAAAGGGGCAACTGCTGGAGTTACAGACAAACACAGGGGCAACTGCtggagttacagacacacacaggggcaACTGCtggagttacagacacacacaggacaACTGCtggagttacagacacacacagggcaACTGCTGggagttacagacacacacaggacaACTGCtggagttacagacacacacaggggcaACAGCtggagttacagacacacacaggacaACTGCTagagttacagacacacacagggcaACTGCtggagttacagacacacacaggacaACTGCTagagttacagacacacacagggcaACTGCTagagttacagacacacacaggacaACTGTTGGAGTTACAGGCACACACAGGGGCAACTGCtggagttacagacacacacaggggcaACTGCtggagttacagacacacacaggggcaACTGCTGGAGTTACAGACACAAACAGAGCAACTGCTGGAGTTACAGACATACACAGGGCAGCTGCtggagttacagacacacacaggggcaACTGCtggagttacagacacacacaggggcaACTGCtggagttacagacacacacaggggcaACAGCtggagttacagacacacacaggggcaACTGCtggagttacagacacacacaggggcaACTGCtggagttatatacacacacaggacaaCTGCtggagttacagacacacacaggggcaACTGCTggagttacagacagacacacacagaggcaaCTGCTAGAGTTACAGACACACAGAGGGCAACTGCtggagttacagacacacacaggggcaACTGCTGGAGTTACAGACACACAGAACAACTGCtggagttacagacacacacaggggcaACTGCTagagttacagacacacacaggacaACTGCtggagttacagacacacacaggggcaACTGCTAGAGTTACAGACACACAGAACTGCtggagttacagacacacacacagggggaaCTGCTGCAGTTACAGACAAACAGAGCAACTGCTGGAGTTATAGACAAACACACAGGACAACTGCtggagttacagacacacacaggggcaACTGCtggagttacagacacacacaggggcaACTGCTAGAGTTACAGACACAGAACAACTGCtggagttacagacacacacaggggcaACTGCTAGAGTTACAGACACACAGAACAACTGCtggagttacagacacacacacagggggaaCTGCTGCAGTTACAGACAAACAGAGCAACTGCtggagttacagacacacacacagggggaaCTGCTGCAGTTACAGACAAACAGAGCAACTGCTGGAGTTATAGACAAACACACAGGACAACTGCTGGAGTTACAGACAAACAGAGCAACTGCTGGAGTTATAGACAAACACACAGGACAACTGCtggagttacagacacacacaggggcaACTGCtggagttacagacacacacagggacaactgctggagttacagacacacacagaacaaCTGCTagagttacagacacacacaggacaACTGCtggagttacagacacacacaggggcaACTGCtggagttacagacacacacaggggcaACTGCtggagttacagacacacacaggggcaACTGCtggagttacagacacacacagaacaaCTGCTAGAGTTACAGATACACACAGGACAACTGCtggagttacagacacacacaggggcaACTGCtggagttacagacacacacaggggcaACTGCtggagttacagacacacacaggggcaACTGCtggagttacagacacacacaggggcaACTGCtggagttacagacacacacaggggcaACTGCtggagttacagacacacacaggggcaACTGCtggagttacagacacacacaggacaACTGC is part of the Bombina bombina isolate aBomBom1 chromosome 6, aBomBom1.pri, whole genome shotgun sequence genome and harbors:
- the BHLHE41 gene encoding class E basic helix-loop-helix protein 41, with translation MDEGIHSLQERQLLEHREFLGMDYPSLYVCKPKRGIKRDESKETYKLPHRLIEKKRRDRINECIAQLKDLLPEHLKLTTLGHLEKAVVLELTLKHLKGLTALTEQQHQKIIALQNGERSIKSPIQSDLDAFHSGFQTCAKEVLQYLSRFESWTSRDQRCTQLLNHLHTVSSQILPNPQLLLQQIPGGKGPPTSPTRGAQKVEKQTNCVPVIQRTHNLELSENDTDTDSGYGGEGEKIEGKSDGHGSNGLRSSVTVKQEPMDEPSPKRFKADCSSGSVTGAEPVVRPDAALLSSLMGFGGAPFGQQAPFCLPFYFISPSAAAAAAAAYMPFLDKGGLEKYLYPAAAAPIPLIYPGIPAQAAGTFPCLSSVLSPDKVAGCSSAMLPELASSPFQAGPLAAVDRALSEDLNEPLQDLLQPSRENCP